The proteins below are encoded in one region of Ascochyta rabiei chromosome 21, complete sequence:
- a CDS encoding Alcohol dehydrogenase has protein sequence MTTQPPTLPKTMHGVLLTGHGGLEKLSYRTDLPIPTIAPNEVLIRVTAAGINNTDINTRIGWYSKSVTSSTSAASNPQTQSPSSTSNEDASWTGAPLQFPRIQGADCCGYIAAVGTNVDASRIGERVLVRNMLRSYVDYRPFECWTLGSECDGAFAQYMKAPAAETYRVECAWSDVELGSVPCAFSTAEGMLHRSKVVHGECVLVTGAGGGVGAAAVQLAKRRGARVVAVAGREKMEGLLALGADEVVPRGDSLVEKLDAMSVDVVLDVVAGPAFSELLHVLKKGGRYATAGAIAGPIVELDVRTLYLKDLSFFGCAFQDDEVFENLVGYIERGEIKPHVGQVFKLRDIAKAQEVFQMKTTSGKLVLEVE, from the coding sequence ATGACCACCCAACCACCCACCCTCCCCAAAACAATGCACGGCGTCCTCCTAACCGGCCACGGCGGCCTCGAGAAACTATCGTACCGCACCGACCTCCCCATCCCCACGATTGCCCCCAACGAAGTTCTAATCCGCGTCACCGCCGCCGGCATCAACAACACCGACATCAACACTCGCATCGGCTGGTACTCCAAAAGCGTCACGAGCAGCACCTCAGCCGCCTCAAACCCCCAAACCCAATCaccctcctccacctccaacGAAGACGCAAGCTGGACCGGCGCCCCCCTGCAATTCCCCCGCATCCAAGGCGCAGACTGCTGCGGCTACATCGCCGCCGTGGGCACCAACGTGGACGCTTCGCGTATCGGCGAGCGCGTCCTCGTGCGCAACATGCTGCGTTCGTACGTCGACTACCGGCCCTTCGAGTGCTGGACGCTGGGCTCCGAGTGCGACGGCGCGTTTGCGCAGTATATGAAGGCGCCGGCTGCTGAGACGTATAGAGTGGAGTGTGCGTGGTCGGATGTAGAGTTGGGGAGCGTGCCGTGTGCGTTTTCTACTGCGGAGGGGATGCTGCATAGGAGTAAAGTTGTTCATGGCGAGTGCGTGCTTGTTACGGGTGCGGGCGGTGGGGTTGGGGCTGCGGCTGTGCAGTTGGCGAAGAGGAGGGGCGCGAGGGTCGTTGCTGTTGCGGGGAGGGAGAAGATGGAGGGGTTGTTGGCGTTGGGTGCTGACGAGGTTGTTCCCCGTGGAGACAGTTTGGTGGAGAAACTGGATGCCATGAGCGTGGACGTCGTGCTGGATGTTGTTGCTGGGCCGGCGTTTTCGGAGCTCCTGCATGTGCTGAAGAAGGGAGGGCGGTATGCGACTGCGGGAGCTATAGCTGGGCCGATTGTCGAGCTGGATGTTAGGACGTTGTACTTGAAGGATTTGAGCTTCTTTGGGTGCGCGTTTCAGGACGACGAGGTGTTTGAGAATCTTGTTGGGTATATTGAGAGGGGCGAGATCAAGCCGCATGTTGGGCAGGTGTTTAAGCTTAGGGATATCGCGAAGGCGCAGGAGGTATTCCAGATGAAGACTACGAGCGGGAAGTTGGTGCTGGAGGTAGAGTAG
- a CDS encoding 54S ribosomal protein L4 mitochondrial, translating to MASTCISTSRMLRPSLASSHADAVLSFLVPSIRCARFSTSPTLLKKDNNSSRGVSAVRQTGLRPRQTLSVRHKDFANQQLPTPVKIEEKPTGTHDHGLWDFFKDQKLLSTPEDLSQHGREWTMGELRSKDWDSLHQLWWVCVKERNRLATEKLERARMKALYGDFEGKARDEVVQKTMKAIVDTLAERTQAYQEALALASSDPSIDLSRTDGPQYTQLPYDPLEPEAFEDEEAPAADMAKDSTSQPNEKLSAA from the exons ATGGCGTCTACATGCATATCCACATCACGCATGCTGCGGCCAAGCCTGGCATCGTCCCACGCTGATGCCGTCCTCTCGTTCCTCGTCCCGTCGATACGATGCGCCCGGTTCTCGACATCGCCAACCCTGCTGAAAAAagacaacaacagcagccgCGGTGTTTCTGCTGTCAGACAGACTGGCCTCCGTCCAAGACAGACGCTCTCTGTCAGGCACAAGGACTTTGCGAACCAGCAGCTGCCTACGCCCGTGAAGATCGAGGAGAAGCCAACAGGGACCCACGACCACGGGCTCTGGGACTTCTTCAAGGACCAGAAGCTGCTCTCCACGCCCGAAGACCTTTCGCAGCATGGCCGAGAATGGACCATGGGAGAGCTCCGCAGCAAGGACTGGGACTCGCTCCACCAGCTGTGGTGGGTGTGCGTAAAGGAGCGCAACCGTCTTGCGACCGAAAAGCTCGAGCGTGCACGTATGAAGGCTCTCTACGGCGATTTCGAGGGCAAGGCGAGGGACGAGGTCGTGCAGAAGACAATGAAGGCCATTGTCGACACGCTGGCCGAGCGAACACAAGCCTACCAGGAGGCGCTTGCACTCGCGAGTAGCGACCCATCCATCGATCTCAGCAGGACAGATGGGCCGCAGTACACTCAGTTGCCTTAT GACCCATTAGAACCAGAGGCAttcgaagacgaagaagcaCCGGCTGCTGACATGGCCAAAGACAGCACAAGTCAACCGAACGAGAAGCTCAGCGCAGCCTAA
- a CDS encoding H(+)-transporting V1 sector ATPase subunit F encodes MSAPASTYKDRQFLAVIGDEDTVTGMLLAGVGHVTQPPDAQKNFLVVDAKTENSAIEAAFDRFTTERKDIAILLINQHIAEKIRHRVETYTAAFPSLLEIPSKDHPYDPEKDSVLKRVRRLFGE; translated from the exons ATGTCAGCCCCGGCCTCTACATACAAAGACCGGCAGTTCCTCGCCGTGATTGGCGATGAG GACACAGTGACGGGCATGCTGCTCGCGGGCGTCGGC CACGTGACGCAGCCCCCGGACGCGCAGAAGAACTTCCTCGTCGTCGACGCCAAGACGGAGAACAGCGCGATCGAGGCCGCCTTCGACCGCTTCACGACGGAGCGCAAGGACATTGCCATCTTGTTGATCAACCAGCAC ATCGCCGAGAAGATAAGACATCGCGTCGAGACGTACACGGCCGCTTTCCCCTCGCTGCTCGAGATCCCGTCCAAAGACCACCCATACGACCCCGAGAAGGACAGCGTGCTGAAGCGTGTCAGGAGGCTGTTTGGCGAGTAG
- a CDS encoding Glycosyl phosphatidyl inositol anchor synthesis, which translates to MSQLRRYAFLLVAVTFHLVYIFSCFSIYFVSPIVHGMREHRVETQEAPARRLVLFVGDGLRADKAFQSFPDPHPNATTPDTPKLLADYAKTPRPLAPFLRSKVLQSGTFGVSHTRVPTESRPGHVALIAGLYEDVSAVATGWKLNPVNFDSVFNRSRHTWSWGSPDILPMFETGAVPGRVDAYCYGHEFEDFSKDAWALDEWVFERVKALFEDAKTNATLNAELRKEKNVFFLHLLGLDTSGHAHRPYSWQYLYNVQIVDRGVKEITQLIEDFYDDDHTAFVFTADHGMSDWGSHGDGNPDNTRTPLIAWGAGVAKPVRAVGTQAEGHEDGFSHDWNLGHIQRNDVDQADVAALMAYLLGLDFPTNSVGVLPMAYLDRDDKAKAEALLVNAKQILEMYRVKEEIKRAQALSYKSFSGLGDEQHSVAHRVAEIQKAIDAGKYEEAVNQTYNLIDLGLDGLRYLQTYDWLFLRALITLGYLGYIAFAITTVMDLHVLNEDSQAQRTTLSITVFSSILVVLYSVLLKQRSPLWYYAYAFFPVLFWEEVYARRLSIIKGGKVLFSEVNTRADKAKLVLATLGFFGLLQALVQSYFHREIYTVCYLLATTWPILHGQGFIKQNIGTVAIWIVSCMMMSAFTLLPANKAENVSLIMMGGGLMFSVGALYLVFEERILASAKPRDDSAEAKINVNSRLILGVQLGLVLLSMIVTKSSIYYVQARQGLPLGVLVVGWATLVGSLLLPNLHGLYPNNHYVHRLVVMFLQFAPTFIILSISYEGLFYFAFCLCLFSWMRLEHQVYLHTASIPKATPQPRQSVEPAVAAVGDHPPLPARTTEYRSLTLSDARIALFFFFFIQSAFFSASNIASVSSFSLDAVYRLIPVFDPFSQGALLMLKLMVPFAALSANFGLLNRRLGVAPSALFMVVMAVSDVMTLSFFFMVKDEGSWLDIGTTISHFVIASLLGVFVAGLEIYSEWTIRGVKFDEPRAVDAGRDGNSHAGKNGKAR; encoded by the exons ATGTCGCAGCTTAGGCGGTATGCGTTCCTGCTGGTCGCGGTGACGTTCCATCTAGTCTACATATTCTCCTGCTTCTCCATCTACTTTGTGAGCCCCATCGTGCATGGCATGCGCGAGCACCGCGTGGAGACCCAGGAAGCTCCCGCGCGACGGCTGGTGCTCTTTGTTG GCGACGGTCTTCGCGCCGACAAGGCATTCCAGTCCTTCCCAGACCCCCACCCCAATGCAACCACGCCAGACACCCCCAAGCTCCTCGCAGACTACGCCAAGACCCCGCGTCCTCTCGCCCCGTTTCTACGCTCCAAAGTACTCCAAAGCGGCACGTTCGGCGTCTCCCACACCCGCGTGCCCACCGAATCGCGCCCCGGTCACGTCGCGCTCATCGCAGGACTGTACGAAGATGTCTCCGCCGTGGCTACTGGGTGGAAGCTGAACCCCGTCAACTTCGACAGCGTCTTCAACCGGAGCCGGCACACATGGAGCTGGGGCAGCCCGGACATCCTGCCCATGTTCGAGACAGGGGCTGTCCCTGGGAGGGTGGATGCGTACTGCTACGGACACGAGTTTGAGGACTTCTCAAAGGACGCATGGGCGCTGGACGAGTGGGTCTTCGAGCGTGTGAAAGCGCTGTTCGAGGACGCGAAGACCAATGCGACGCTGAATGCTGAGCTCCGCAAGGAGAAGAACGTCTTCTTCCTGCACTTGCTAGGACTGGACACGTCGGGCCATGCACACCGCCCCTACTCGTGGCAGTATCTGTACAACGTCCAGATTGTGGATCGTGGCGTAAAGGAAATCACCCAGTTGATCGAGGATTTCTACGACGACGACCACACGGCGTTTGTGTTCACCGCAGACCACGGCATGAGCGACTGGGGCAGCCACGGTGACGGCAATCCAGACAACACACGTACACCTCTCATCGCGTGGGGGGCTGGTGTTGCGAAGCCTGTTCGCGCCGTCGGCACACAGGCAGAGGGTCACGAGGATGGCTTCTCGCACGACTGGAACCTCGGTCACATCCAGCGAAACGACGTCGACCAGGCTGACGTTGCGGCGCTCATGGCCTACCTCCTTGGCCTCGACTTCCCCACAAACTCGGTCGGCGTACTGCCAATGGCCTATCTTGACAGGGATGACAAGGCGAAGGCGGAAGCGCTCTTGGTCAACGCGAAGCAAATACTGGAAATGTACCGCGTAAAGGAAGAGATCAAGCGCGCGCAGGCCCTCTCTTACAAATCCTTTTCCGGGCTTGGTGACGAACAACATTCTGTCGCGCACCGAGTAGCAGAGATACAAAAGGCCATCGATGCCGGCAAGTACGAAGAGGCTGTCAACCAGACATACAACCTCATCGACCTCGGACTCGACGGACTGCGATACCTGCAAACCTATGACTGGCTTTTCCTCCGTGCACTGATCACACTCGGCTACCTGGGCTATATTGCATTCGCAATCACAACAGTCATGGACCTTCATGTGCTGAATGAAGATTCGCAAGCGCAGAGGACAACGCTGAGCATCACTGTGTTTTCCTCCATCTTGGTTGTGCTATACTCGGTCCTGCTCAAGCAGCGGTCGCCCTTATGGTACTATGCCTACGCCTTTTTTCCGGTGCTCTTTTGGGAAGAAGTCTACGCACGAAGGCTGTCAATTATCAAGGGCGGCAAAGTGCTCTTCAGCGAAGTCAACACTCGAGCGGACAAGGCCAAGCTTGTGCTGGCAACGCTTGGGTTTTTTGGTCTGCTGCAAGCTCTG GTGCAAAGCTACTTTCACAGAGAGATCTATACCGTCTGCTATCTACTTGCTACTACTTGGCCTATCCTTCATGGCCAAGGCTTTATCAAACAGAATATCGGCACAGTCGCGATATGGATCGTCTCTTGCATGATGATGAGTGCATTTACATTGCTGCCAGCAAACAAGGCTGAGAACGTCAGCTTAAT AATGATGGGTGGCGGACTGATGTTTTCTGTCGGCGCGTTGTACCTCGTCTTCGAGGAGAGGATTCTTGCCAGTGCAAAGCCTCGAGACGACTCGGCTGAGGCCAAAATCAACGTCAACTCGCGGCTGATTCTGGGCGTTCAG CTCGGCCTCGTGCTTCTGTCTATGATAGTCACGAAGAGCAGCATCTACTACGTCCAAGCAAGGCAGGGTCTGCCCCTTGGAGTCCTGGTAGTAGGATGGGCAACACTCG TGGGCTCGCTGTTACTGCCCAACCTTCATGGCTTGTACCCAAACAACCACTACGTCCACCGTCTTGTGGTCATGTTCCTGCAATTCGCGCCGACCTTCATCATCCTCAGCATCTCTTATGAAGGCCTCTTCTACTTCGCCTTCTGTCTTTGTCTCTTCAGCTGGATGCGTCTGGAACACCAGGTATACCTCCACACAGCCAGCATTCCCAAGGCTACCCCACAACCTCGCCAATCCGTCGAGCCTGCCGTCGCCGCAGTAGGAGACCACCCTCCACTACCCGCCCGAACTACCGAATACCGTTCGCTCACACTATCCGATGCACGCATCGCactattcttcttcttcttcatccAGTCCGCCTTCTTCAGCGCCTCGAACATCGCCTCCGTGTCGTCGTTCTCGCTCGATGCCGTGTACCGCCTCATCCCTGTCTTCGACCCCTTCAGCCAGGGCGCACTGCTCATGCTAAAGCTCATGGTCCCCTTCGCCGCTCTATCCGCCAATTTTGGCCTGCTCAACCGCCGCCTAGGCGTCGCGCCCAGCGCGCTCTTCATGGTGGTCATGGCAGTCAGCGACGTCATGACGCTGAGTTTCTTCTTCATGGTCAAAGACGAGGGGAGCTGGCTCGACATCGGGACGACCATCAGCCACTTCGTCATCGCCAGTTTGCTGGGCGTGTTCGTTGCCGGCTTGGAGATCTACAGCGAGTGGACTATCCGCGGCGTCAAGTTTGACGAGCCGAGAGCTGTTGACGCCGGTCGAGATGGAAACAGCCACGCGGGGAAGAACGGAAAGGCGAGGTAG
- a CDS encoding Cutinase, which translates to MKFFAFSMLTSLAAASPIVLAAPAADTLEVRQLDPIIRSELEQGSSSSCPKAILIFARASTEIGNMGVSAGPAVASALERAYGADQIWVQGVGGPYTADLPSNFLPGGTSQAAINEAVRLFNEANTKCPSTPIVAGGYSQGTAVMAGAIPKLDAALRARVVGTVLFGYTQNQQNNKGIKDYPQEDLQVYCEVGDLVCDGTLIITVSHFLYLEEAAGPAPEFLKSKIGA; encoded by the exons ATGAAGTTTTTCGCTTTCTCCATGCTTACCAGCCTGGCCGCGGCCTCGCCAATCGTACTCGCCGCCCCTGCGGCGGACACGCTGGAAGTCCGCCAGCTCGACCCGATCATCAGGTCAGAACTCGAGCAGGGCAGCAGCTCGAGCTGTCCAAAGGCCATCTTAATTTTCGCCCGCGCCAGCACCGAGATCGGCAATATG GGCGTCTCCGCCGGCCCGGCCGTGGCCAGCGCCCTCGAGCGCGCCTATGGCGCCGACCAAATCTGGGTCCAAGGCGTCGGCGGCCCCTACACTGCAGATCTCCCCTCCAACTTCCTGCCCGGCGGCACCTCGCAAGCCGCCATCAACGAAGCGGTGCGCCTGTTCAACGAAGCCAACACCAAATGCCCCTCGACCCCCATCGTGGCCGGCGGCTACAGCCAGGGAACGGCCGTCATGGCCGGCGCAATCCCCAAACTCGACGCCGCGCTGCGCGCCAGGGTCGTGGGCACGGTGCTGTTTGGGTACACGCAGAACCAGCAGAATAACAAGGGGATCAAAGATTACCCCCAGGAGGATCTGCAGGTGTATTGTGAAGTGGGCGATCTGGTTTGTGACGGTACGCTGATCATCACTGTGTCGCACTTTTTGTACTTGGAGGAGGCTGCGGGACCGGCGCCGGAGTTTCTGAAGAGCAAGATTGGGGCTTGA
- a CDS encoding Rab GDP dissociation inhibitor alpha, with the protein MDEIAPEYDVVVLGTGLTECVLSGVLSVKGKKVLHIDRNDHYGGEAASLNIEALFKKYGQTEGEPWKKYGRVNDWNIDLVPKLLMANGELTNILVSTDVTKYLEFKQIAGSYVQQGSAAKATVAKVPSDAGEALRSPLMGLFEKRRARNFLEWVGAYKTDDAATHKGLDVTNCTMKDVYDKFGLEATTRDFIGHSMALYQTDDYINTKGAANEAIERIRLYVNSMARYGKSPYIYPLYGLGELPQGFARLSAIYGGTYMLNTDVDEFLYDGDKVVGIKATMKEKDDAGPGMKFETKAKKMLADPSYFPGKARVTGHLLKAICILNHPVPNTDNSDSLQLIIPQSQVGRKNDIYVAVVSSAHNVCPKGYYIAIVSTIAESDANHHLELQPGLDRLGKIEEQFMGQPIPLYEPLESGNKDNIFLSKSYDATSHFETTTDDIKDIYQRAEGHELVVEGLRDGQFNVEA; encoded by the exons ATGGATGAGATCGCCCCCGAATACGACGTCGTGGTCCTGGGAACAG GTCTCACAGAATGCGTCCTTTCAGG TGTTCTCAGTGTAAAGGGCAAGAAGGTCCTCCACATTGACCGCAACGACCACTACGGAGG CGAGGCCGCTTCTCTCAACATCGAGGCTCTCTTCAAGAAGTACGGACAGACTGAAGGCGAGCCATGGAAGAAGTACGGCCGCGTCAACGACTGGAACATCGACCTCGTCCCCAAGCTCCTGATGGCCAACGGTGAACTCACCAACATCCTCGTCTCCACCGACGTCACCAAGTACCTCGAGTTCAAGCAGATTGCCGGCAGCTACGTTCAGCAGGGCAGTGCCGCGAAGGCCACTGTCGCCAAGGTGCCCTCGGACGCTGGTGAGGCACTCCGTTCGCCGCTGATGGGCCTCTTCGAGAAGCGCAGGGCTCGCAACTTCCTCGAGTGGGTCGGCGCATACAAGACGGACGACGCGGCAACACACAAGG GTCTTGACGTGACGAACTGCACCATGAAGGACGTGTACGACAAGTTTGGACTCGAAGCCACCACCCGTGACTTCATCGGTCATTCCATGGCTCTCTACCAGACAGACGACTACATCAACACAAAGGGCGCCGCGAACGAGGCTATCGAGCGAATCCGCCTGTACGTCAACTCCATGGCACGATACGGCAAGTCTCCGTACATCTACCCTCTGTACGGCTTGGGAGAGCTCCCCCAGGGTTTCGCTCGTCTGTCAGCCATTTACGGAGGAACATACATGCTGAACACCGACGTCGATGAGTTCCTGTACGACGGCGACAAGGTCGTTGGTATCAAGGCCACCATGAAGGAGAAGGACGACGCCGGCCCTGGCATGAAGTTCGAGACCAAGGCGAAGAAGATGCTCGCAGACCCCTCGTACTTCCCCGGCAAGGCGCGCGTCACTGGCCACCTGCTCAAGGCTATTTGCATTCTGAACCACCCCGTGCCCAACACAGACAACTCGGACTCTCTGCAGTTGATCATTCCTCAATCCCAGGTTGGACGCAAGAACG ACATCTACGTTGCCGTCGTTTCGTCCGCTCACAACGTCTGCCCCAAGGGCTACTACATCGCCATTGTGTCCACCATTGCCGAGAGCGATGCCAACCACCACCTCGAGCTCCAGCCCGGTCTTGACCGCCTCGGCAAGATCGAGGAGCAGTTCATGGGCCAGCCCATTCCTCTCTACGAGCCTCTCGAGAGCGGCAACAAGGACAACATTTTCCTCTCCAAGAGCTACGATGCTACTAGCCACTTCGAGACCACGACAG ATGACATCAAGGACATCTACCAGCGCGCAGAGGGCCACGAGCTGGTCGTGGAGGGCCTGAGGGATGGACAGTTCAACGTGGAGGCATAA
- a CDS encoding Alpha,alpha-trehalase, giving the protein MRSLALLAGAQLATALYRNGSVIAPCDSPIYCHGDLLREIELARPFSDSKTFVDLPTIRPLDEVLRAFSNLTRPIQNNTELNSFLTTYFGEAGSELEAVPTDQLETDPDFLNNINSSVIVDFTRQVIDIWPDLTRRYVGTGTSNCTGCVNSFIPINRTFVVAGGRFREPYYWDSFWIVEGLLRTKGSFTQIAENIIENFMDLVEEIGFVPNGARRYYENRSQPPLLTQMVRVYVEYTQNYTLLERAIPVLELEYEFWVNNRSVTLERGGMNYTLHNYNVSNTQPRPESYREDYITANNQTYFNEEGEQFNASQPLNDTQRAALYANLASGAESGWDYTSRWLKNPSDAVNDNFFPLRSLNVINTIPVELNAILYYNEITIAEFHRREGNYSAARQWAERAANRSEAMTAILWNAEHYSYFDYNLTSGAQNIYTLADNTSTSLSLAGAPAGYQVGFQLSQLYPFWTGAAPESIKGNPTALRRAFARVEEALDSTAGALSATNLFTGQQWDEPNVWPPLQYIAIQGLLNAPLEVSKEDNEQTSEDYVWTQDLAFRLAQRYVDSLYCTWRSTGGATEGDSRLPGAEGNGTIFEKYSDEAINARGGGGEYTVVEGFGWSNGVLIWAVDQFGQKLQTPDCGNITAAAPPEAKRRRSAVELSKRDAMWIKGTKENKMFRK; this is encoded by the exons ATGCGTTCCCTCGCCCTCCTCGCTGGTGCCCAATTGGCAACAGCCTTGTACCGGAACGGCTCGGTCATTGCACCTTGCGACTCGCCTATCTACTGTCATGGCGATTTGCTCCGAGAAATTGAGCTTGCCCGGCCCTTCTCAGATTCAAAGACCTTTGTCGATCT GCCTACTATCCGCCCACTGGACGAAGTTCTTAGAGCATTCAGCAACCTAACACGGCCAATCCAAAACAACACCGAGCTAAACAGCTTCTTGACCACTTACTTTGGTGAAGCTGGCTCAGAGCTGGAGGCTGTGCCCACAGATCAGCTGGAGACCGACCCTGACTTCTTGAACAACATCAACAGCTCTGTCATCGTAGACTTTACTCGCCAGGTCATCGACATTTGGCCAGACCTGACAAGACGATACGTTGGTACCGGCACCTCGAATTGTACGGGATGTGTCAATTCGTTCATTCCCATCAACCGCACATTTGTGGTAGCCGGTGGTCGCTTCCGCGAGCCTTACTACTGGGATTCCTTCTGGATCGTCGAGGGCCTGCTGCGAACCAAAGGATCCTTTACTCAAATTGCTGAAAACATCATTGAGAACTTCATGGATCTCGTTGAGGAGATTGGCTTTGTTCCAAACGGAGCACGACGGTATTACGAGAACCGATCACAGCCACCACTGCTTACGCAAATGGTCCGCGTTTATGTTGAATACACGCAGAACTACACCCTGCTCGAGCGTGCGATTCCCGTACTCGAGTTGGAGTATGAATTTTGGGTGAACAACCGCTCAGTTACCCTCGAGCGTGGTGGCATGAATTACACTCTGCATAACTACAACGTCTCGAACACCCAGCCGCGGCCGGAATCGTACCGTGAAGACTACATCACTGCAAACAATCAGACCTATTTCAACGAGGAAGGAGAGCAGTTCAATGCAAGCCAGCCGCTCAACGACACACAACGAGCAGCACTGTATGCTAACCTTGCTTCTGGAGCTGAAAGCGGATGGGACTACACTTCACGCTGGCTGAAGAACCCCTCAGATGCTGTCAACGACAACTTCTTTCCCCTGCGATCGCTCAACGTTATCAACACCATCCCCGTTGAGCTGAATGCTATCCTGTACTACAATGAGATCACCATCGCTGAATTCCACCGCCGTGAAGGCAACTATAGCGCTGCGCGCCAATGGGCCGAACGAGCTGCAAACCGCAGCGAAGCAATGACCGCCATCTTGTGGAACGCTGAGCACTATAGCTACTTCGACTACAACCTCACCTCCGGTGCGCAGAACATCTATACCCTCGCCGATAATACCAGTACGTCTCTCTCACTTGCCGGCGCCCCGGCAGGATATCAAGTTGGGTTTCAGCTGAGCCAGCTGTATCCATTCTGGACCGGGGCCGCACCAGAAAGCATCAAAGGCAACCCCACTGCGCTCCGCCGCGCTTTTGCCCGTGTTGAGGAGGCGCTTGACAGCACGGCTGGCGCTCTGTCTGCTACCAACCTGTTCACCGGCCAGCAGTGGGATGAGCCAAATGTCTGGCCTCCATTACAGTACATTGCCATCCAAGGTCTGCTCAACGCGCCTCTCGAGGTCAGCAAGGAAGACAATGAGCAGACGTCTGAAGATTACGTGTGGACGCAGGACCTTGCATTTCGCCTTGCGCAGCGCTACGTAGACTCCCTTTACTGCACCTGGCGCTCGACTGGTGGCGCCACTGAAGGGGACTCGCGACTGCCTGGCGCCGAGGGCAACGGCACTATTTTCGAGAAGTACTCGGACGAGGCCATCAACGCACGTGGTGGGGGTGGTGAGTACACGGTTGTCGAGGGCTTTGGATGGAGCAACGGTGTCCTGATCTGGGCCGTTGATCAGTTCGGCCAGAAGCTGCAGACTCCCGATTGCGGCAACATCACAGCAGCTGCACCACCTGAagcgaagaggaggaggagcgcTGTAGAACTGAGCAAGCGGGATGCAATGTGGATCAAGGGAACGAAGGAGAACAAGATGTTTCGCAAGTAG
- a CDS encoding Arabinan endo-1,5-alpha-L-arabinosidase, whose product MACSGVCNNAHDPALIRHSDGTYYRFSTGGKIAVHTAPAVTGPWKYVGAAIPSGSIINLTGKDDLWAPDVTLIGDTYYLYYTVSSFGVQDSAIGVATSKTLAVGSWTDHGSTGITSKAGNNYNAIDGALYWDGSKLVMSFGSFWSDLFTVDMVNPPLKSAGGAPKNIAFKPEGEHAQEAAFIAKSGDYHYLFFSAGKCCGFDADRPAKGAEYKIQVCRSTSATGGFVDKSGKKCTEGGGTTVLESHGWVYGPGGQGVFWDPELGPLLYYHYVDTRIGYADGQKQFGVNKLNFSSGWPTV is encoded by the exons ATGGCCTGCAGCGGTGTCTGCAACAATGCCCACGACCCGGCCCTCATTCGCCACAGTGACGGTACCTACTACCGTTTCTCTACTGGCGGCAAGATTGCCGTCCACACTGCACCAGCTGTCACTGGACCTTGGAAATATGTGGGCGCCGCGATCCCGTCGGGCTCCATCATCAACTTGACCGGCAAGGATGACCTTTGG GCACCTGACGTCACCTTGATCGGCGATACCTACTATCTCTACTATACCGTCTCGTCCTTCGGCGTCCAGGACTCCGCTATCGGTGTCGCAACTTCCAAGACCCTTGCAGTAGGCTCTTGGACCGATCACGGCAGCACCGGCATCACTTCGAAGGCCGGCAATAACTACAACGCTATCGATGGAGCTCTTTACTGGGATGGCTCTAAGCTTGTCATGTCATTTGGTTCTTTCTGGAGTGACCTGTTCACCGTTGACATGGTCAACCCACCTCTCAAGTCTGCCGGCGGTGCTCCTAAAAACATTGCTTTCAAGCCTGAAGGCGAGCACGCACAGGAAGCCGCATTCATCGCCAAGAGTGGCGACTACCActacctcttcttctctGCTGGCAAGTGCTGCGGCTTTGACGCGGACCGCCCCGCCAAGGGCGCCGAATACAAGATCCAGGTTTGCAGGTCTACCAGTGCTACTGGCGGCTTCGTCGACAAGTCCGGCAAGAAGTGCACTGAGGGTGGTGGTACTACTGTCCTTGAGTCTCACGGTTGGGTCTACGGTCCTGGTGGCCAGGGAGTTTTTTGGGATCCTGAGCTTGGGCCTTTGCTATATTACCACTACGTCGACACACGAATTGGATATGCCGATGGGCAGAAGCAATTTGGTGTGAACAAGCTTAACTTTTCCAGTGGATGGCCGACGGTATGA